The following is a genomic window from Hyphomicrobiales bacterium.
ACGTTTTGACGAGCCAGACATGCATGGCGAGCAAGGCTTCACGACCATCGTTGGCGCGCTCGGCCTGATGAAAGCATTGCTGCGTGACGCCGTTTGCCTCGCTGCCTGTCCGGGCGTCCCGGCGTATGCAGGTTCTCGATGAACGGATATCGCGCGTAACGCCGCCAAGACGAGCGGATGATGTGCCACACGATGATCCGTCGTGACCAAATTCAGTTGACTGTTGTGGTGCTCCGAAGCCTTCGGCGCCGGGGAGGGTGTCGCTCGGACTGACGATAAAGCTCAGTCTGCCCTTATCCGGCGCCAAAACCGTCTGGAACTTCTAGCGCCATCCCATGGCCGGAGCGACATGCGTGAGAATCGCGTTGATGACATGGGCATTGTACGCGACGCCGAGTTGGTTCGGCACCGTCAGCAACAGCGTGTCAGCTTCCGCGATCGCCGTGTCTTCCCTCAACTGCTTGACGAGGACGTCCGGTTCGGCGG
Proteins encoded in this region:
- a CDS encoding hypothetical protein (Evidence 5 : Unknown function), which codes for MHGEQGFTTIVGALGLMKALLRDAVCLAACPGVPAYAGSR